The Helicobacter sp. 'house sparrow 1' genome includes a region encoding these proteins:
- a CDS encoding DUF7149 domain-containing protein: protein MLQDNKEFQEMKTSKFLTKIYDYDYNTKENSAIYADSKTQMFIETKVFSNKSKFPPLKTLVSQALSNSILYFLQERYQYKNNLLKHILSNSCRFYIFLGLKLKQSKSFSQNLKASIQAYFMMPYKEAIEEKARILKDFPKYKFSYRFLFYRAKSKNPSLRAKINFLIYNLNEEVKIIKRKEVI from the coding sequence ATACTCCAAGATAATAAAGAGTTTCAAGAAATGAAAACAAGCAAGTTTTTAACTAAAATCTATGATTATGACTACAATACAAAGGAAAATAGCGCCATTTATGCAGATAGTAAGACTCAAATGTTTATTGAGACTAAAGTTTTTAGCAATAAATCTAAATTTCCACCATTAAAGACCCTTGTTAGTCAGGCATTGAGTAATTCTATTTTGTATTTTTTACAAGAGAGGTATCAATACAAAAACAATTTACTTAAACATATTCTTAGTAATTCTTGTAGGTTCTACATCTTTTTGGGTTTAAAACTAAAACAGAGCAAAAGTTTTTCTCAAAATCTCAAAGCTTCTATTCAAGCCTATTTTATGATGCCTTATAAAGAGGCTATAGAAGAAAAAGCTAGGATACTTAAAGACTTCCCAAAGTATAAATTTTCTTATCGTTTCTTATTTTATAGAGCAAAATCCAAAAATCCTAGCCTAAGAGCTAAAATCAATTTTTTAATCTACAACCTCAATGAGGAAGTAAAAATCATTAAAAGGAAAGAAGTGATATGA